CGGCGGGGGAGGTCACCGACATCCTGTACCAGGCGGCGCTGGCCCTCAACGCCGCCCACCAGGCGGGGGTGGTCCACCGTGACGTCAAGCCGGCCAACATCGTCGTCGATGACGAGGGCTACGCCAGGCTGACCGACTTCGGCATCTCGCGCGCGATCGCTGGCGCCCAGCTCACCCAGACCGGGGAGGTGCTCGGCACGCCGCACTACCTTGCGCCGGAGCAGGCGCAGGGCCAGCCCGCCGGCCCTGCCAGCGACCTCTACGCCCTCGCGGTCGTCGGATACGAGCTGATCACCGGCATCCGACCGTTCGCCGGTGACTCGATGATCACCACGGCCCTGGCACACGTCAGCCAGCCCGCCCCGCAGCTGCCCGCAGACGTGCCCGACCCGCTGCGCACCACGGTCATGGCCGGGCTGGCCAAGGACCCGGCCCGCAGGCCGGCCAGCGGGGAGGCCATGGCCGAGGCCCTCCACCTGCCGGTAGGCACCGTGCCGCAGGAGCTCGTCGAGGGCGCAGAGTCGGCCGTCGCGCCGGTGGTCTCCGGTGCCGGACTGCTCACGCCGGACCCGTCCGTGCCCACGGGCGCCATGACGCTGTCGCCCCAGACGCCTCCGGCCCCGGCGAGCGTGCTGACCCCTCCCCAAGCGGGAGCGGTGCGCCGCTGGCTCCTGCCCGGTGCTGCGGTGCTGGCCGCGCTGGTCGCGATCGTGGTCATGGCGATCTCGTCGTCGGGGCAGGAGGGCGCCCTCACCCCTCTGGTGCAGCTGCGCACCACGGTGGCGGCCGACCAGGACGTTCCGGCGACCCCCAGCACCACGACCAGCACGACCCCCGCCGCCGCGACCGGCGCGGGCGGAGGCGATGACGGAGGCAACAGGCAGTGACCGCGACCCCGCAGGTTCTGGGTGGCCGCTACGAGGTGGGCGAGCTGCTCGGGCGTGGCGGCATGGCCGAGGTGCACCTCGGCCACGACACGCGGCTCTCTCGCCCCGTGGCCATCAAGATGCTGCGGAGCGACCTCGCCCGCGACACCTCGTTCCTGGTGCGCTTCCGCCGGGAGGCGCAGTCCGCGGCGGGCCTGAACCACGCCTCCATCGTGGCGGTCTACGACTC
This Knoellia sp. p5-6-4 DNA region includes the following protein-coding sequences:
- a CDS encoding serine/threonine-protein kinase — its product is MNYEPGLLVAERYRLEEIIATGGMGQVWRAVDETLERPVAVKVLRPDTASEEGFLERFRAEAKHSAALQHPNIATVHDFGEGAHSAYLVMELIEGKPLSEIIKERAPLPAGEVTDILYQAALALNAAHQAGVVHRDVKPANIVVDDEGYARLTDFGISRAIAGAQLTQTGEVLGTPHYLAPEQAQGQPAGPASDLYALAVVGYELITGIRPFAGDSMITTALAHVSQPAPQLPADVPDPLRTTVMAGLAKDPARRPASGEAMAEALHLPVGTVPQELVEGAESAVAPVVSGAGLLTPDPSVPTGAMTLSPQTPPAPASVLTPPQAGAVRRWLLPGAAVLAALVAIVVMAISSSGQEGALTPLVQLRTTVAADQDVPATPSTTTSTTPAAATGAGGGDDGGNRQ